A genome region from Armatimonadota bacterium includes the following:
- a CDS encoding sugar phosphate isomerase/epimerase gives MKIGVFTVAFGHLKFEEALDYVKSVGVEAVEIGTGNYPPNCHCDLDKLLSSETQRKAFLKAIESRGLVISALSCHGNPLHPNKQIANEHHTVHRKTVELAQKLGVERVINFSGCSGDSPRAKYPNWVTCPWPPDFREIIEWQWKRKVIPYWRAEAKFAKEHGVKICFEMHPGFVVYNPETLLKLRNACGDAIGANFDPSHLFWQGIDPVKAIRKLGDAIYHVHAKDCRVDPINAEVNGVLDTKTYTDEINRSWIFRTIGYGHDADVWKDIVSALRLVGYDWVLSIEHEDSLMAQTEGFEKAVSFLKEVVISKKPSEAFWA, from the coding sequence GTGAAGATTGGAGTTTTTACAGTAGCATTTGGGCACCTAAAGTTCGAAGAGGCGCTCGATTACGTAAAGAGCGTCGGTGTAGAAGCAGTGGAAATTGGCACAGGAAACTATCCGCCTAACTGCCACTGCGACCTCGACAAACTTCTCTCAAGCGAGACACAGCGGAAAGCTTTCCTCAAAGCCATTGAGTCTCGCGGCTTGGTGATAAGCGCGCTCTCTTGCCATGGGAACCCCCTCCACCCAAACAAGCAAATCGCAAACGAGCATCATACGGTGCACCGCAAGACAGTCGAACTAGCACAGAAACTAGGGGTTGAGAGGGTAATAAACTTCTCTGGTTGCTCAGGCGACTCACCACGAGCAAAATATCCAAACTGGGTTACATGCCCTTGGCCGCCAGATTTCAGAGAGATTATTGAATGGCAGTGGAAGCGAAAGGTCATTCCCTACTGGCGCGCAGAAGCTAAGTTTGCCAAAGAACACGGCGTCAAGATTTGCTTCGAGATGCATCCTGGGTTTGTGGTGTATAACCCTGAAACGCTCCTCAAACTCCGAAATGCTTGCGGGGATGCCATTGGTGCGAACTTTGACCCAAGCCATCTCTTCTGGCAGGGAATTGACCCAGTAAAAGCCATCCGAAAGCTTGGCGACGCAATCTACCACGTTCACGCCAAGGATTGCCGAGTTGACCCAATAAACGCAGAAGTAAACGGCGTACTGGACACAAAAACCTACACTGATGAAATCAACCGAAGCTGGATTTTCCGAACAATCGGCTATGGACACGACGCTGACGTTTGGAAGGACATTGTGAGTGCATTGCGGCTTGTAGGTTATGATTGGGTGCTTTCCATTGAACACGAAGACAGCCTTATGGCGCAAACTGAAGGCTTTGAAAAGGCTGTCTCATTCCTAAAAGAGGTGGTAATTTCAAAGAAACCGAGTGAAGCATTCTGGGCATAG
- the ilvE gene encoding branched-chain-amino-acid transaminase encodes MGQVVYLNGKFVPLEEAKITVYDHGLLYGDGAFEGIRVYSRKVFKLREHIQRLYRSTHAMMINLPISQKEMEEAILELLRRNEVQDGYIRITVTRGVGLGLDPRVCKTPTIIIMSDKLSLYPEEMYRNGLHVVTVSTRVCPAQCLEPRIKSLGKYVANIQAKIEANRVNAGEGLMLNTEGYVAEATGDNIFIVKDDKLITPPPYAGILEGITRNTVIDLAKGMGIPVEERLFTLFDVYIADECFLTGTAAEVIPVVQVDGRTIGNGQPGNMTKRLIEAFRTLTKTEGVPF; translated from the coding sequence ATGGGTCAAGTCGTATACTTGAACGGAAAATTCGTCCCTCTGGAGGAAGCAAAGATCACAGTATACGATCACGGCTTGCTCTATGGGGACGGAGCGTTCGAGGGAATTCGGGTCTACTCCCGCAAAGTATTTAAGCTTCGCGAACACATACAAAGGTTGTATCGTTCAACCCACGCCATGATGATCAACCTGCCTATCTCGCAGAAGGAGATGGAAGAAGCAATTCTCGAACTCCTTCGGCGAAATGAGGTTCAGGATGGCTACATAAGAATAACTGTAACAAGAGGAGTTGGCCTCGGGCTAGACCCGCGTGTTTGCAAGACCCCCACGATAATTATAATGAGCGACAAGCTTAGCCTTTACCCTGAAGAAATGTACCGCAACGGCCTTCACGTGGTGACCGTGTCCACAAGAGTGTGCCCGGCGCAGTGCTTGGAACCAAGAATCAAGTCGCTCGGGAAGTACGTTGCGAACATTCAAGCGAAAATTGAAGCTAACAGGGTTAACGCAGGCGAAGGTTTGATGCTCAACACTGAAGGCTATGTTGCCGAAGCAACAGGCGACAACATTTTCATCGTAAAAGATGATAAGCTAATCACCCCTCCACCCTATGCAGGTATATTGGAGGGGATAACAAGAAACACAGTGATTGACCTTGCGAAAGGCATGGGTATACCAGTCGAAGAGAGACTATTTACTCTCTTTGATGTCTATATAGCCGACGAGTGCTTCCTAACTGGGACTGCCGCAGAAGTAATCCCGGTAGTTCAAGTAGATGGACGCACAATCGGCAACGGCCAGCCAGGCAATATGACAAAAAGGCTGATTGAAGCCTTTAGAACTTTGACAAAAACAGAAGGCGTGCCGTTCTGA
- a CDS encoding ATP--guanido phosphotransferase, which translates to MLKNRAEKKTIMPAWVRAEGPASDVAISTRARLARNIEGLPFPCRACDADLKRVADRVLDTIHKTDERFGRFYVLHPRHMTAFERLVLIDSHLASSQHVAGGSYRPVVLNESGTLSLMVNEEDHMRIQCILPGLQPLRALEVVREFDTFLGEQIQYARADNYGYLTASLSNIGTGLRLSVMLHLAGLTMLGEVVSTLTAAAQLKISVRGLFGEGTKALGDLFQVSNETTIGFSEKEITSRVRGAAEHLIAREREARRIILHNKKEEITNLANKARARLLTARALSGEEALAHLSTLRLAAGLGIPPGISATAFSELLASMQIGATASIKRRGLPIAETVGAEVRRARQVREKLAEESAIAQLAFSEEGEPCN; encoded by the coding sequence ATGCTGAAAAATCGCGCAGAGAAAAAGACTATAATGCCGGCTTGGGTCCGCGCTGAAGGGCCTGCCAGCGACGTTGCGATTTCCACTCGCGCCCGCCTGGCACGAAATATAGAAGGCTTGCCATTTCCCTGCCGTGCATGCGACGCAGACCTTAAAAGGGTTGCCGACCGAGTTTTAGACACAATTCATAAAACAGATGAAAGGTTCGGCAGGTTCTATGTGTTGCATCCTCGGCACATGACAGCCTTCGAAAGACTTGTTCTGATTGACTCACACCTTGCAAGCAGTCAGCATGTAGCTGGCGGGAGTTACCGCCCTGTGGTGTTAAACGAAAGCGGCACTTTAAGCCTCATGGTAAACGAAGAAGACCACATGAGGATACAGTGCATCCTGCCGGGGCTACAGCCATTAAGAGCGCTGGAAGTCGTTCGCGAGTTCGATACATTTCTTGGCGAACAGATTCAGTATGCCCGGGCTGACAATTATGGGTACCTAACAGCATCTCTAAGCAATATAGGCACAGGGCTCAGGCTGTCGGTAATGCTTCATCTCGCAGGCTTGACGATGCTTGGAGAGGTGGTTTCGACATTGACCGCGGCCGCACAACTAAAAATCTCTGTGCGCGGGCTTTTCGGAGAGGGTACAAAAGCCCTGGGAGATCTTTTTCAGGTATCAAACGAAACAACAATAGGGTTCTCTGAAAAGGAGATAACCTCCAGAGTAAGAGGTGCGGCTGAACACCTAATAGCAAGGGAACGTGAGGCACGAAGAATAATTCTTCATAATAAAAAAGAAGAAATCACCAATCTGGCAAATAAAGCGCGAGCCAGATTATTAACGGCGCGTGCGCTGAGTGGAGAAGAAGCACTAGCACATCTCTCCACACTCCGACTTGCAGCCGGGCTTGGGATACCGCCAGGAATATCGGCGACAGCGTTCAGCGAACTTCTTGCATCAATGCAAATAGGGGCAACCGCCTCAATCAAAAGGCGCGGCCTGCCCATTGCAGAAACTGTAGGCGCTGAAGTGAGACGTGCCCGGCAAGTGCGCGAAAAGCTTGCGGAGGAAAGTGCGATTGCCCAACTAGCGTTTTCCGAAGAAGGAGAACCTTGTAATTAA
- a CDS encoding S-layer homology domain-containing protein, translated as MKKLAILIAATVIFGAAGLALAQEFPDVPPDHWAYDAVQQLVDAGIIVGYPDGTFAGKRAMTRYEFAEALARAIPAIVEKATAAGGVQGPPGPAGPAGPPGPEGKPGVGAEELAALKKLVDEFRDELAALGVDVEAVRRDVAALNERVSALEAEVGRVRLTGEANAIALGDVVNEGAAVDRDSRLLGVQGAATPDNPLANSRFLPDFELGITGRVSDAQAVKALVVAGDYLNYAIGSVDDFTLWNAYFDGAMKLGPLGTTQLLVGRFPLQLTPLTMKFVDPDSYTNVSILDSGNYLLDGGSATFNLGKVALTAFAGKAVSSVADLITPDLQGDIEVSQLGGARAVIGISEGNNLGLTYYQAGLAPSVGREQIFGADVNLTFGNLGLAAEWAQTDPNDTLTAVNPALDDDNTAWNAKLCWQTGNLAIAGGFSTIEASYNAPGYWSRLGRAVNLTNVEGPMASLNYTLTSKISLSAEGQFLEPSDDAVAVTGRSAISQGAVVSASGLDKITYWRAGLKYGLTSANTIDLGWEQVNWEPATGSDTEERYISIGIGHSINPNASLKLLYQIIEYEQGVPSPYGTAGSDYRGGKAAAQFQLKF; from the coding sequence ATGAAAAAACTAGCGATTCTGATTGCTGCTACCGTTATTTTCGGTGCAGCGGGCCTAGCATTAGCTCAGGAATTTCCTGATGTCCCGCCTGATCACTGGGCATACGACGCTGTCCAGCAGCTCGTAGATGCGGGAATCATCGTGGGCTACCCTGACGGCACATTTGCAGGGAAGCGCGCCATGACCCGCTACGAGTTTGCTGAGGCATTGGCGAGAGCCATCCCAGCAATCGTCGAGAAGGCGACTGCCGCGGGAGGAGTTCAGGGACCTCCGGGACCTGCCGGACCTGCTGGACCTCCAGGACCTGAGGGTAAGCCTGGCGTCGGAGCTGAAGAGCTGGCGGCACTAAAGAAGCTCGTTGACGAGTTCCGCGATGAGCTTGCCGCTTTAGGCGTGGATGTAGAAGCTGTCCGCAGAGACGTGGCAGCGCTTAACGAGCGCGTCTCGGCTCTCGAAGCTGAGGTAGGCCGCGTCAGGCTGACAGGTGAGGCCAACGCGATCGCCCTGGGCGATGTCGTGAACGAAGGCGCTGCTGTAGACAGAGACAGCAGACTGTTAGGTGTTCAGGGCGCCGCAACGCCTGACAACCCACTTGCCAATTCAAGATTCCTGCCGGACTTCGAGCTCGGAATCACGGGCAGGGTGAGCGATGCTCAGGCAGTCAAGGCCCTAGTAGTTGCCGGAGACTACCTGAACTACGCAATTGGCTCGGTGGATGACTTCACGCTCTGGAATGCATATTTTGACGGAGCGATGAAGCTCGGGCCTCTCGGCACCACCCAGCTGTTGGTCGGGCGATTCCCACTCCAGCTCACACCGTTGACCATGAAGTTCGTGGACCCTGACAGCTACACCAACGTCAGCATCCTCGACTCGGGCAACTACTTGCTCGATGGTGGAAGCGCGACCTTCAACCTCGGCAAGGTTGCACTTACTGCATTTGCTGGCAAGGCTGTGAGCAGCGTCGCCGACCTAATCACTCCTGATCTTCAGGGTGACATCGAAGTATCACAGCTTGGTGGCGCAAGGGCCGTCATTGGCATTTCAGAGGGCAACAACCTCGGCTTGACATACTACCAGGCTGGCCTTGCTCCGTCAGTTGGTCGTGAGCAGATATTCGGCGCCGACGTGAACCTAACATTCGGCAATCTCGGTCTTGCAGCCGAATGGGCACAGACCGACCCCAACGATACGCTGACAGCAGTCAATCCTGCACTGGACGACGATAACACAGCTTGGAATGCCAAGCTGTGCTGGCAGACCGGGAACCTCGCCATAGCTGGTGGATTCTCCACCATCGAAGCGAGCTACAATGCCCCGGGCTACTGGTCCAGGCTGGGTCGTGCTGTGAACCTCACGAACGTCGAAGGGCCGATGGCAAGCCTGAACTACACGCTGACCTCAAAGATCAGCCTTTCCGCCGAGGGACAGTTCCTCGAGCCGAGCGACGATGCCGTAGCAGTCACTGGCCGCAGCGCCATCAGCCAGGGCGCAGTTGTTAGCGCTTCTGGCCTAGACAAGATTACGTACTGGCGAGCTGGACTGAAGTATGGTCTAACTTCTGCCAATACAATCGATCTAGGTTGGGAGCAAGTGAACTGGGAGCCGGCAACCGGTAGCGATACCGAGGAAAGATATATCTCCATCGGTATTGGGCATTCGATTAATCCGAATGCGAGCCTGAAGCTGCTCTACCAGATCATTGAGTATGAGCAGGGTGTGCCTTCTCCTTATGGCACCGCAGGCAGCGACTACCGCGGTGGCAAGGCTGCTGCCCAGTTCCAGCTCAAGTTCTAA
- a CDS encoding uroporphyrinogen decarboxylase family protein — protein MDSRERILTTLKGGIPDRVGRQESLWSETLALWKTQGLEEGQDISELFGFDFHSLPWMDMSLRLPVEIYEETDEYVIQKDANGVTRKDVKRESGHTPHWIAHTVQTAKDWYEYKERLTPDDVRIPANIREVYEAGRAKKKFVHYAGIEAYECAWPVFGQVNIFMLMMDEPKVVADVFNTYTDLQIALAQKVLDMGLDFDGAWMYGDMGYRNSTLFSPECYEQLLWPAHKRMCDFFNSHGKPVILHSCGKIEALIPKLIEAGFAAIQPLEAKCGQDVRVLKELYGNKITFFGNIDIRKLSGTKADIEEEISSKVPIAMKGGGYIFHSDHSVPPTVSFDNYRYAIELLEKYGKY, from the coding sequence ATGGACTCGCGCGAGAGGATTCTCACGACGCTTAAAGGCGGTATCCCGGACAGGGTTGGCAGGCAGGAATCGCTGTGGAGTGAAACGCTTGCACTTTGGAAAACCCAGGGTCTTGAGGAGGGACAGGACATATCCGAGCTTTTTGGCTTTGACTTCCACAGTCTGCCATGGATGGATATGAGTTTGCGATTGCCTGTCGAGATTTATGAAGAGACAGATGAATACGTGATTCAAAAGGATGCTAATGGTGTAACTAGAAAAGATGTCAAACGCGAATCTGGTCATACGCCCCATTGGATTGCGCATACCGTCCAAACTGCAAAAGATTGGTATGAGTATAAAGAGCGTCTAACGCCAGATGACGTACGCATACCTGCGAATATCCGTGAAGTTTATGAAGCTGGACGGGCAAAAAAGAAGTTTGTCCACTACGCCGGCATAGAGGCGTATGAGTGTGCGTGGCCAGTTTTTGGTCAGGTTAATATCTTTATGCTAATGATGGACGAGCCCAAAGTAGTTGCCGATGTTTTTAACACTTACACCGACCTTCAGATTGCCCTAGCGCAGAAGGTTCTCGATATGGGGCTAGATTTTGATGGCGCATGGATGTATGGCGATATGGGATATCGGAATTCCACGCTATTTTCGCCGGAATGCTACGAACAGCTGCTTTGGCCAGCACACAAGCGCATGTGCGATTTCTTTAACTCCCACGGCAAGCCAGTTATACTGCACTCATGCGGAAAAATCGAGGCGCTGATTCCGAAGCTAATTGAGGCGGGGTTCGCGGCAATTCAGCCACTTGAGGCGAAGTGCGGCCAGGATGTCCGGGTGCTCAAGGAGCTTTACGGAAACAAAATTACGTTCTTCGGCAACATTGACATTCGCAAGCTCTCCGGCACTAAAGCCGACATTGAGGAGGAAATCTCCAGCAAGGTCCCGATTGCCATGAAAGGCGGCGGGTACATCTTCCATTCAGACCACTCCGTCCCCCCGACAGTATCGTTTGACAACTACCGCTATGCGATTGAGTTGTTGGAAAAGTACGGGAAGTACTGA
- a CDS encoding Gfo/Idh/MocA family oxidoreductase, giving the protein MAKSKSKPERVRVGVIGVGIGRLHIQSYVKCPEAEVVAVCDEREDRARRVATEFGIPHIYTDYRDMLALPGLDAVSVCTPNYMHAQMTIDSFEAGKHVICEKPLAINPAEGEAMVAAGKKAGKIFMTAFNNRFRGDTQTLKKFIENGELGEIYFAKTGWVRRKGIPGMGSWFTQKEKAGGGPLIDIGVHVLDLALWLMGNPKAISVTGSTYAKFGPKGEGIGTWGTMDASGIFDVEDFAAGFIRLENGATVMLEASWASHIKCDMIYTQLLGTKGGAELDPLRIYTDIHGTSSDIMPQCPNVSGHEMEIRHFIDCIIHGKEPISTGEHGLEIVRILDALYKSAETGREVILK; this is encoded by the coding sequence ATGGCAAAATCAAAAAGCAAACCTGAAAGAGTACGTGTTGGCGTGATTGGAGTCGGCATTGGCCGGCTTCATATCCAATCTTACGTCAAATGCCCCGAAGCAGAGGTTGTCGCTGTGTGTGATGAAAGAGAGGACCGTGCCCGCCGGGTTGCTACCGAGTTTGGGATTCCTCACATATATACCGATTATCGAGACATGCTAGCATTGCCTGGCCTTGACGCTGTAAGCGTGTGCACACCAAACTATATGCACGCGCAAATGACGATTGACAGCTTCGAAGCTGGAAAACACGTCATCTGCGAGAAGCCCCTTGCAATAAACCCTGCGGAAGGAGAAGCAATGGTCGCGGCAGGGAAAAAGGCAGGGAAAATATTCATGACTGCATTCAACAATCGGTTTCGGGGGGATACCCAAACTCTTAAAAAGTTCATTGAAAACGGCGAGCTAGGCGAAATCTACTTTGCTAAAACCGGCTGGGTCAGGCGAAAAGGCATTCCTGGCATGGGCAGCTGGTTTACGCAGAAAGAAAAAGCTGGCGGAGGGCCGCTAATTGATATTGGTGTTCACGTCCTTGATCTTGCTTTGTGGCTAATGGGCAATCCTAAAGCCATCTCTGTTACTGGCAGCACCTATGCCAAGTTTGGTCCAAAAGGTGAAGGCATTGGCACCTGGGGAACTATGGATGCCAGCGGTATTTTCGACGTTGAGGACTTTGCGGCTGGATTTATCCGACTTGAAAACGGTGCAACCGTAATGCTCGAAGCTAGCTGGGCATCGCACATCAAGTGCGACATGATTTACACGCAATTGCTAGGAACAAAAGGCGGCGCCGAGCTCGACCCGCTCCGCATATACACAGACATCCACGGCACAAGCTCGGACATTATGCCTCAATGCCCAAATGTCTCAGGCCATGAGATGGAAATTCGACATTTCATAGATTGCATAATACACGGCAAAGAGCCGATATCAACTGGCGAACATGGCTTGGAGATTGTTCGGATTCTAGATGCCTTGTATAAATCTGCCGAGACAGGCAGAGAGGTGATATTAAAATAA
- a CDS encoding ABC transporter ATP-binding protein, translated as MQQIIRAENIKKQFGTRTALAGITLEVYKSEVFGIFGFSGSGKTTLIYSLAGIIKPDAGTVTMSTNTSPAIWFEKPAVDPQLTPFETLWISATLYGIPRRKRRSMIRDILSLVGLDDLRNKPAISFSKGMLKQLEAARALLSPSEVLLADEPMADIDPPTRERLWEHLLARRASKKHTILMATSRPQDAEICDRIALIHEGRLIACGTLDELRSATGPEKLIIQPIEAGKSIAKMQQHKGITAIEQNGSLIIELSAKVRPSEIIKQMDDEISAVRLSPRKVDSILAELIAKKEEPTHL; from the coding sequence ATGCAGCAAATTATCAGAGCGGAGAACATAAAAAAGCAATTCGGCACTAGGACCGCTCTCGCTGGGATTACGCTCGAAGTTTATAAGAGTGAAGTGTTCGGCATATTTGGATTTTCCGGCTCAGGGAAAACGACACTCATCTACTCCCTTGCTGGAATTATCAAACCCGATGCTGGCACAGTAACGATGAGCACAAACACATCCCCGGCAATATGGTTCGAAAAACCAGCAGTCGATCCCCAGCTTACTCCTTTTGAAACTCTATGGATTAGCGCAACTTTATACGGCATCCCAAGGCGCAAACGACGATCAATGATTAGAGACATCCTATCGCTCGTTGGTCTTGATGACCTGCGAAACAAACCAGCGATATCATTTTCCAAAGGGATGCTGAAGCAACTCGAGGCTGCCAGAGCACTGCTTTCACCTTCAGAGGTGCTTCTTGCCGATGAGCCAATGGCTGACATTGACCCGCCAACGCGAGAACGACTTTGGGAACATCTTCTAGCACGCAGGGCTTCAAAGAAACATACAATTTTAATGGCAACTAGCCGCCCACAAGATGCCGAAATATGCGATCGCATTGCATTGATACACGAAGGAAGATTGATTGCTTGCGGAACCCTAGACGAACTTAGAAGCGCCACTGGCCCCGAAAAGCTAATAATCCAACCCATCGAGGCCGGCAAATCTATTGCAAAAATGCAGCAACACAAGGGAATTACCGCAATCGAGCAGAATGGGTCGCTTATTATCGAACTTTCAGCTAAAGTTCGGCCCTCGGAAATCATAAAACAGATGGACGACGAAATCAGCGCAGTTCGCCTAAGCCCTCGAAAAGTTGATTCAATTCTAGCAGAGCTCATAGCGAAAAAAGAAGAGCCTACACATCTATAG
- a CDS encoding ATP-dependent Clp protease ATP-binding subunit, with product MWQRFTERARRVVFFAQEEASRLGENFVTTEHLLLGLVRESDSVAARILDRMGVSLNRIRAEIERQVTRGDGRLSQDTMQLTPRAKRVIDLAYDEARQLNNNYIGTEHLLLGLIREGEGLAARVLAKLGVDLERTRREVMNLQSDDSSMATTRTRSRTPTLDEFGRDLTDLARQDKLDPVVGRNTEIERVIQILSRRTKNNPVLIGEPGVGKTAIAEGLAQRIVSGDIPEMLKDRRIVALDLAGVVAGTKYRGEFEERMKRIIDEVRKANGEVILFIDELHTLVGAGAAEGAIDASNIMKPALARGELQCIGATTMDEYRKYIERDAALERRFQPIQVREPTVEEAIDILKGLRDRYEGHHHVKIRDDALYAAARLADRYITDRCLPDKAIDLIDEAASRVRLQRTLPPAELRAAKAELRLVTQELESLPATGQYDRAIELQAQERYLTEKIRELDRQWQESLNATDPVVTEDEIAHIVFSWTGIPVSRLVETETAKLLNMEQALHERIIGQDEAIAAVSRAIRRARSGLKDPKRPTGSFIFLGPTGVGKTELARALAAFLFNNEDNLIRIDMSEYMERFAVSRLVGAPPGYVGYEEGGQLTEAVRRQPYSVVLLDEIEKAHPEVFNILLQVMEDGRLTDSQGRVVDFKNTVMIMTSNIGAQLISSDGGIGFRTAKKVDEDARAYEAMKNRVTEEMKKIFRPEFLNRVDEVIVFHSLSSAQILQIVDLMLNRVREQLKVQGMDLEASDEVKEVLAKEGFDPAFGARPLRRAVQRIIEDPLSEEILMGRFTEGDVIRAELDDGKVIFKKAEKAEPLKV from the coding sequence ATGTGGCAGCGGTTTACTGAGAGGGCGCGTAGAGTCGTTTTCTTCGCTCAGGAAGAGGCCAGCAGGCTTGGCGAGAATTTTGTCACGACCGAGCACCTGCTTCTTGGCCTTGTACGCGAGAGCGATAGCGTAGCCGCGCGAATACTCGACCGGATGGGCGTAAGCCTTAACCGGATCCGGGCTGAAATCGAGCGGCAGGTTACAAGAGGAGACGGCCGGCTCAGCCAGGATACCATGCAACTAACCCCACGCGCAAAGCGCGTGATTGACCTGGCATATGACGAAGCTAGGCAGTTGAACAACAACTACATAGGCACGGAACACCTGCTACTCGGCCTCATCCGAGAGGGTGAAGGGCTTGCAGCACGCGTTCTAGCCAAGCTTGGAGTTGATCTAGAAAGAACAAGACGAGAAGTAATGAATCTCCAAAGCGACGATAGTTCTATGGCAACGACCAGGACAAGGTCGAGGACTCCCACATTGGATGAATTCGGCCGCGACCTGACAGATTTAGCCAGACAAGATAAGCTCGACCCAGTTGTGGGCAGAAATACCGAGATCGAGCGCGTTATCCAAATCCTGAGCAGAAGGACGAAAAACAACCCTGTGCTGATTGGAGAGCCGGGTGTAGGTAAGACAGCAATCGCCGAAGGTCTTGCCCAGCGCATTGTATCCGGCGACATCCCTGAAATGCTGAAAGACCGCCGGATCGTGGCTCTCGACCTTGCGGGTGTGGTTGCTGGCACGAAGTATCGAGGCGAATTCGAAGAGCGAATGAAGCGCATTATAGATGAAGTGCGCAAAGCCAATGGTGAGGTAATCCTCTTTATTGACGAGCTTCACACCTTGGTTGGCGCAGGCGCAGCCGAGGGAGCAATCGATGCTTCGAACATCATGAAGCCAGCCCTTGCGCGCGGCGAGCTCCAGTGCATCGGCGCAACAACAATGGACGAATACCGCAAGTATATCGAGCGCGATGCCGCTCTCGAGCGAAGATTCCAGCCCATCCAGGTCCGCGAGCCCACCGTTGAGGAGGCAATAGACATCCTCAAGGGATTGAGGGATAGATATGAGGGGCACCATCATGTAAAGATTCGAGATGACGCCCTCTATGCCGCAGCTCGTCTCGCTGATAGGTATATAACCGACCGTTGCCTGCCAGACAAGGCAATTGACCTTATAGACGAAGCTGCTTCGCGAGTAAGGTTGCAAAGAACATTGCCACCTGCAGAACTCCGAGCAGCAAAGGCTGAGCTACGTTTGGTCACGCAGGAACTAGAGTCACTGCCTGCAACGGGGCAATACGACCGCGCAATCGAGCTCCAAGCTCAGGAGCGGTATCTCACCGAAAAAATCCGGGAGCTTGACCGTCAATGGCAGGAAAGCTTGAATGCAACAGACCCGGTCGTGACAGAAGATGAAATTGCTCACATTGTGTTCAGCTGGACAGGCATCCCTGTTTCAAGACTAGTTGAAACAGAGACAGCCAAGCTTTTGAACATGGAGCAGGCTTTGCACGAGAGAATTATCGGACAGGATGAAGCAATTGCGGCGGTTTCCCGTGCAATCAGACGAGCTAGATCAGGGCTAAAGGACCCCAAGCGGCCTACTGGTTCGTTCATATTCCTGGGCCCCACTGGCGTCGGAAAGACGGAGCTTGCACGGGCACTCGCGGCGTTCCTATTCAACAATGAGGATAACTTGATTCGCATAGACATGTCTGAATATATGGAGCGGTTTGCCGTATCAAGACTTGTCGGTGCGCCACCTGGGTACGTGGGCTACGAAGAAGGCGGACAGCTCACCGAAGCCGTTCGTCGGCAACCGTACTCGGTTGTGCTGCTCGACGAGATAGAGAAGGCGCATCCAGAAGTATTCAACATCTTGCTCCAAGTTATGGAGGACGGCCGACTAACCGATTCACAGGGACGCGTTGTCGACTTCAAGAATACGGTTATGATAATGACCTCAAACATAGGAGCACAGCTAATAAGCAGCGATGGCGGCATCGGTTTCCGAACCGCAAAGAAGGTTGACGAGGACGCTCGTGCCTATGAGGCAATGAAAAACCGAGTAACCGAGGAGATGAAGAAGATCTTCCGTCCCGAGTTCCTGAACCGGGTGGACGAAGTTATAGTGTTCCACTCGCTTTCGTCGGCGCAGATTCTGCAAATCGTCGACCTAATGCTGAACAGAGTGCGCGAACAGCTCAAGGTTCAAGGCATGGACCTTGAAGCAAGCGACGAGGTAAAGGAAGTACTGGCGAAAGAAGGCTTCGACCCAGCGTTTGGTGCAAGGCCCCTGCGCAGGGCTGTACAAAGGATAATTGAAGATCCGCTCAGCGAAGAGATACTTATGGGACGCTTCACGGAAGGCGACGTCATCCGCGCTGAGCTGGACGACGGCAAGGTAATCTTCAAAAAAGCGGAGAAAGCCGAGCCACTCAAGGTATAA